Below is a genomic region from Pseudanabaena sp. BC1403.
GCTGCATCAATTTTTAGTGAAGCATCGACCACATGAGGACGCAAGCGATCAGCATAGCCGCGATATTCTTCGATGATTGATTCAACATCAAGCGGTTCTAAATTATAGAGCTTTTGTAAAACAATGTTTTTTTGCTCGATCGCCCAACGCAGCTTTTTAGGCATACGTTTTTCGTCCATCAAATCAATTATACGGATACCGACGCGCTCAGATTTATCCGCGTAGGTTGGACCAATACCACGCCCAGTTGTACCTATTTTATGCTCGGCTCTTTGTGCCTCAGAGGCACGATCAAGCTCACGATGGTAGGGCATTGTGACATGGGCGGTTTCAGAAATAAACAGGTTTTCTGTCGATATACCCAAATCTTTGAGTCGATCCACTTCTTCAAGAAGCACCTTCGGATCGATCACAGTGCCATTGGCAATGATGCATTCCGTTTTGGGATACAGGATTCCTGAAGGAATCAGGTGTAGCTTAAAGGTGCGATCGCCAACAACGACCGTATGTCCTGCATTATTACCGCCTTGATAGCGGACAACGACATCTGCGGAGCGGCTCAGCAAGTCGGTAATTTTACCTTTACCTTCATCACCCCACTGCGCCCCAATAACAATTACATTAGCCAAGGGTCTTTATGCTCAATCAATAAAATCTCACAATCATCAATCATCTCAAAGGATTGTATTGATTGTCAATCACTTTATTCAAAAATCAGAAATTAAGTGGCTAAGCAATTAAGTATAAAACCCAAAAAACTGTACTGCCCGCTGCGCGGGCAGTACAGTTTTTTGGCTCTGGGTTTTTAATTATGCCGAGGTGCTTATCATTGTTTAGCGGGTGACAGCCGCCATTTTATTTCTAGTTTTAAGCTTTGAGCAATTCGATCGCAGATTCAGCCGCCGCAAGTCCTGAATGATAGGCGGCTTCAATATTTTTGCCAGCGCACCAATCACCTGCACATACAAGAGACAAAGGTATTGATGTGGATAAACAAGAAACGCCTAAAGACTCTTCTGCAAGGGCATAGCGCCAGCGATGAACTTGCCACCATTCAGGACTGGCTAACCATTTTTCTAATAATCTGCCAACTTGATTGAGCAATGGCTTACCTGCGATTTCTAGATCTGGTTCTTCCATTGATTGTTTGGCAAATTCAGCCGTACTTTGCAAGACAAAGACAGGTTGCATAGCTTTGTCTGGATGTTTGCTGCTATCGTAGCTAATCCAGTCAAGAATCGGATCATTAATACATCTAATTGCTTGCCATTCTACTGGCACAGAATTACTAGCATTGTACCCAGCCATGATCGTCACACTGGGGGCAAATTTGACTGATTGCACGGCTTGCAAAAAGCTTGGTGCTGGCGCTAGTACCTCTTCAAATATCGGCAAAAATTGGGGCGCAGGAATAGTAGACACGATCGCTGAAGTTTCGAGGACTTCTTGGCGATCAGTCACTAATTGCCATTTGATATCGTTGTGACTAACACCGACAATACGGGCATTGTTAATAATCGGAATTTCGTTAGCAAGATATTTTGCGATCGCAGTCATGCCCATAGGACAGCAATATCGAGGATGACGCTCATCGGCATTGGGAGGACGCAAGCCAGATGATGACAGTTGGTAAACATTGCGCGTCCATTCTTGAACGATGCCTTTTTCTTGCAGTTTACGTATAAACCTGCCAAAGTTGTCACTTTTAACTGAAAGCAGTTGTGCTCCATGATCGACCCAAGTTCCTTGCAAACGTCTAGTTGCCATACGTCCACCGACTCCTGCGGATTTTTCAACGATGGTGACATCTAGCCCTGCTTGCTTTAGTTGTTGAGCACAGGTTAAGCCAGCCATTCCTGCGCCGATCACGATTACATCTTTCATACAGTTTCAGTTCATGCCTCTTGAAGAGCTTAGCTCATCTTTAATTAATCGCAACAATCAAAAATAGTTTTTCATCGTCATAGGTGGTAAAGACCGATTAGATCTTTACTAGCAATTCTCATTATGAAACCAATTTTGGGATTCGCAACGCCGACGGCGCTGCAAATCCCAAAATTGGTTTTGATTAAAGTCCGCTGACAGCGGACTTTAATCAAAACCAATTTTAAAAATGAGAATAGCTGGATCTTTATAAAGTATCTTGCATTTTTTCGCCATCATGATATGCAGCAAACAATACAGGGCAAGTTTTGCCCCAAGCGATCGCGCCAGTAGCATCAAGACAAATTGCCCCAAAATCGCGATCGCGGCTTTTCGCTTCATTAATCGACTTTTCGACAGCTTGCTGAAGAGTCATGCCATCGGTGACACGCACCACAACCCTAGTTGCAAAGCCCTCATCGAGAATATCTTCGCCGACACCAGTACAGCTTACCCCTGCAAACTTAGTGGCATAGTTCCCCGCAGGAGTTGCTGAGTCGCTGACTCTGCCGATGCGCTCAAAGCCTCGCCCCCCTGTTGATGTGCCTGCACAAATGCTGCCATATAGATCGAGAACAACTACGCCAATTGTCCCCATCGCCACATCTGCCATTTTGCGAGTGAAGTTGGTCTTACGCTCTTCCACCCATTCAGCGAGGCGTTCATCAGTGAGTGGATTATAAATTGGGATGCCGAGTTCACGGGTGAGTTCCGCCGAGCCGTAATCGGATAAAACGCGATCGTCACTAGTTTGTAAATGTTTAGCGAGATCAATAGGGTTTTTGACTCTAGCTGTATTAATTACACCGCTAAAACTTTGGCGATCGCCGTCCATAATCGAAGCACTCATCCGCACCTGTCCATCGGACTGCAATACGGAGCCAGTCCCAGCATTAAATCGGGGATCATCTTCGAGCATTTGACAAGCCTTGACAACAGCATCGATCGCCTTAGTTCCATCAAGTAGCATTGGATAAACGGTTTCAAGTACGGCAAATAGAGATTTGCGGACAGGTTCATAGCCGCCTTTACTTTCGACAGTGCTACCTGCGCCGCCATGAATAATGATTTTTGGTTGCATTTGATTTTGGTAATTGGTGATTAATTTAAGACATTTATGTAGGGGCAAAGCATTCCCGCAGAAATTTATAAATTCTTAGATCCTTTGAATTTGGGAATGCTTTGCCCTTAATCTCAAAACGAAGGGGAAATTGATCGGTTAAAGCCTAGAGGGTTTAGCATTTGCGGATTGAGATTTTGGTGGAGAGTTTAGAAATGGTGGCGCAAATGCTAAACCCCTACAGATTTGCAAACTATAATTCTCCAAATCCCTTTTTCTTTTTCTTCTTCTTGCCATAAACAGGATTGCCCGCTGGGGCTTGGTTGCCCATGCCGCCCATTCCAGGGAACCCGCCGCCGCCCATGTTGGGCATTCCAGGGAAGTTAGGCATCTTGCCTTGTCCCATTTGCTGCATTAGCGATCGCATTTTCTGGAAATCAGCGACGAGCTTAGTTACATCCTGAAGTTTATAACCAGCACCGCTAGCAATCCGTTGTTTACGACTAGGACTTTTCGCAATTAGGTCGGGATCTTTCCTTTCCTGTTTTGTCATCGAGCTAATCATTGATTCGCAGCGCTTGAGTTGCTTTTCTGCCTCTTGGATTTGCGCGTCATTGATTTTCATGCCTGGAAGCATTTTCAACATCCCACCAAAGGAACCCATGTTTTTCATCATGCGGGTATTCTTGAGGAAGTCGTCAAAGTCAAACTGAGCTTTAAGGATTTTCTCTTGAAGTTGAGCTGCATCGGTGATGTCGATTTCTTCTTGAGCTTTCTCAACTAACGTCAGCACATCGCCCATGCCTAAAATCCGTGAAGCCATGCGTTCGGGATAGAAGGGTTGCAGTGCCTCGACCTTTTCGCCCACACCAATAAACTTAATCGGCTGTCCCGAAATCTGCCTTACTGATAGTGCCGCACCACCGCGAGTATCACCATCCATCTTGGTCAAGATCGCGCCTGTAATCTCAATCTCATCATGGAATGTACGAGTTAATGTCGCCGCCTCTTGTCCTGTCATCGCATCGACAACCAGCAGCACTTCATCGGGTGCGATCGCATCCTTGACGCGCTTGAGT
It encodes:
- a CDS encoding NAD(P)/FAD-dependent oxidoreductase, whose product is MKDVIVIGAGMAGLTCAQQLKQAGLDVTIVEKSAGVGGRMATRRLQGTWVDHGAQLLSVKSDNFGRFIRKLQEKGIVQEWTRNVYQLSSSGLRPPNADERHPRYCCPMGMTAIAKYLANEIPIINNARIVGVSHNDIKWQLVTDRQEVLETSAIVSTIPAPQFLPIFEEVLAPAPSFLQAVQSVKFAPSVTIMAGYNASNSVPVEWQAIRCINDPILDWISYDSSKHPDKAMQPVFVLQSTAEFAKQSMEEPDLEIAGKPLLNQVGRLLEKWLASPEWWQVHRWRYALAEESLGVSCLSTSIPLSLVCAGDWCAGKNIEAAYHSGLAAAESAIELLKA
- a CDS encoding isoaspartyl peptidase/L-asparaginase; the protein is MQPKIIIHGGAGSTVESKGGYEPVRKSLFAVLETVYPMLLDGTKAIDAVVKACQMLEDDPRFNAGTGSVLQSDGQVRMSASIMDGDRQSFSGVINTARVKNPIDLAKHLQTSDDRVLSDYGSAELTRELGIPIYNPLTDERLAEWVEERKTNFTRKMADVAMGTIGVVVLDLYGSICAGTSTGGRGFERIGRVSDSATPAGNYATKFAGVSCTGVGEDILDEGFATRVVVRVTDGMTLQQAVEKSINEAKSRDRDFGAICLDATGAIAWGKTCPVLFAAYHDGEKMQDTL
- the ffh gene encoding signal recognition particle protein, encoding MFDEIADKFEAAWKKLRGQDKISDSNIQGAIREVRRALLEADVNLQVVKEFVEEISKQAQGADVIAGVRPDQQFIKIVYDELVRTMGEANVPLAEAANSPTVILMAGLQGTGKTTATAKLALHLRKLERTTLLVATDVYRPAAIDQLITLGKQINVPVFEMGADADPVEIARQGLAKAKELGVDTVIVDTAGRLQIDRDMMDELKRVKDAIAPDEVLLVVDAMTGQEAATLTRTFHDEIEITGAILTKMDGDTRGGAALSVRQISGQPIKFIGVGEKVEALQPFYPERMASRILGMGDVLTLVEKAQEEIDITDAAQLQEKILKAQFDFDDFLKNTRMMKNMGSFGGMLKMLPGMKINDAQIQEAEKQLKRCESMISSMTKQERKDPDLIAKSPSRKQRIASGAGYKLQDVTKLVADFQKMRSLMQQMGQGKMPNFPGMPNMGGGGFPGMGGMGNQAPAGNPVYGKKKKKKKGFGEL